Part of the Spirochaetota bacterium genome is shown below.
TTAGAAAGTTTTCTAGAATCAATTGCAGGTTTTGGCTCAGGGTTAGCGCTACCTATTAGTATTTTAATAGTTATGGGGGTTTCTCCCTTAAAATCAGGAGTAGTTGCCTTGTTAGCAAATAGTGTTCCTACTGCTTACGGTGGGGTAGGAATAGGAATAGTTGCTTTAGCAAATTCCTCAGGAGTTCCACTAGATGAAATTATGCGTTTTCTTTCTTGGCAATTATTACTACCATCCTTAATTGTACCTTTTGTGATTACTTGGGTTGTTGCAGGTTCTTGGCAAAAAGTTAGAGAAGTTTTTTGGGTGCCTTTATTTGCAGGTTTGGGACAAGGAGTAGGAATGATGCTGCCTTTAGATCCGTCTCTTGTCGCTATAATATCAGGGACACTAAATATTAGTGGTGGTATTCTTGCTACTAATATTTTTTATCCTCATTTAAGAACTAAGAATAAAATTGATATAAAAGAAGCGTTCATTACTTTAATTCCATTTTTAATAGCAATATTTTTAATATTAATAACAAGTCCTTTATTTCCTATTATTAATCAATGGATAAGTATTTTTAAAACAGAATTTGTAATATATCCTGGTTCAAAACATTTGATTATTCGTTGGGTTGCAGATGCTGGTGTATTGTTATTAATATCTGGAATAATAGGGACTTTAATACAGGGATTATCTTTTAATCAAATAGGAAAAACATTTATCAAAACATTAGGACAATTACAAAAAACGATAATAGTATTAGTTTCAATTTTAGCTATGTCAAAAATTATGACTCATAGTGGAATGATAGATTCTCTTTCTTTAGGATTTTCTCAATATTTAGGATCTTTATATCCTTTGTTTGCACCTTTGTTAGGTACTATAGGTGTTTTAGTTACTGGTAGTGTTGCATCTTCAGGTATATTAATGGGATCATTACAAGCAGAGATGGGGCGAGCATTGAATACATCTTCAGCATGGTTAGTTGCGATGAATGCAAGTGGTTCTACTGCTGGCAAAATGTTAGCACCTCATAGTGTTGCGATAGTGATGGCAGCACTAGGCTCGTCAGATGAAGAGAGTAATATAACTGGAATAATATTCAAATTTTTGTTAGGATATGTTGGTATTTTGATGGTGATTTCTCTAGTAGGATATTTAATAATCTAAATAGATTTATTTTGAAGGAGCTAAGAATGTCTAAAGATTTTAATAGTATTAGTTATGAGGATTATTCTGCTACTATGTTAACCAATCAAGTAGATACAATAGCAAAAATAGATGACTTAGTTATAGAAAATCAAGAGATTATTTATTCAACAAGTATCCATAGTGAAAATCATATAATGCATGATATTTTTCAAATTGTAAAAAAGAAAATAACTTTTGAAGAGTTCGTGTTATTTATATTAATAATTATTATCTTTATAATTATTATTATGAGTTCTTCACTACTTTTTTTTATTAAAAAAAGACAATTTAATATCTATCATTTTAAACCTGATTACAAGATTTCTATTGTTGATTATAGGGATATTATTGATACTGACGAAAAATTAGAAGTAATATTAATGGATTCTTCTATTGTTAAAGAATATACTCCTAAAAAAGGTGATTTTATTATTCAAAAAGATGATAAAATTTGGGTAGAATCTTATGAAAAAATTTCAAAAATATACAATATTCATCCTTTAAATCATAATAAAACATATACTTATACTAATAATAAATATAAATTTATTCCTACTGTAATAACAGAAAGTAAAATAAAATTTTTAGCAGAAAAAATAAAAACTAAAGATGTCCGGAATGCTCTTATAAAAAATAATATAGAGACTATTTGTAAGGAAAAGGTGAAAATCGGATCCTTTGTTTGGATAAATTTTGCAGGTCAATTTCAAATTATGTTGAATAATAATAATATATCTAGAGAACATCTCACCGATGTCTCTAAAAATAATATTATAGATGTTAATAATTTAATATAAATTTAATAATTATATCATTAATAAATATGAGGATAATATGAAAATCAATATCGATGATATATTGCATCAAATGACAGATTTTTATGTAAATGAAATTCATAAAAAAAAAGAATTGCAAAAATTTAAAATTATTAATTTTGTAGAAAATAATATGTATATAATAGCTTTAATGCTGGCTTTAGGAATAGCAATTTTTACAGTATCTGTAGTTTTAGTGATTTTAATAATTCTTCTGAATATACCTTTAGAAATATTATGGTAAAAAAAACTCCTCATATGAGGAGTTTTTGTTTAATTAGGGCCAAAACTACAAGCACCCAAATTCATCTGGTATTGACGAGATGAAAAGCGTTTGATTTGTTGTTCGGAGAGAGTTTCATGACAATGGTGACAATGCAATCCATATGAGTATGAAGGCAATTGACGCTCTTCATCAGTTAAGGGCATACGGCAAGTATAACATAGCTGATAATTTCCAGGAATTAATCCATATCCGACACTAACTCGATAGTCGAATACAAAACATTCTCCATCCCACAAACCTTCTTCTTGAGGAATCTCTTCTAGATATTTCAAAATACCACCTTTTAGATGAAAGACTTCTTTACCTAAATTGGTAACAGTTGCATAGGATGTAGATTTTTCGCAACGAATACCACCAGTACAAAACATAGCTATAGTTTTGTCTTTCCATTCTTCTCTATGTTTTTCACAGAATTCAGGAAAATCTTTGAAGGCAATTAGTTGAGGATTGATAGCATTACGAAAGGTACCTATATGAAATTCGTAATCATTACGAGTATCGACAATAATGACATTATCTTGTTGTATTAATTCATGCCATTCTCTTGGGGATAAATAATTAGCTCTGTGTTCGTTTGGTTGCATATTATCAATACGCATAGTAACAATTTCTTTTTTTATTTTTACTTTCATTCTATAAAAAACTGCTTTATCTTTTGGGGAAAAAGATTCTTTGTATTCTAGATCATTAAATCCCCACGCTTGTAAGAAAGCCTTAATTGTATCAATACCCTGTCTATTTCCGGCAATAGTACCATTTATCCCTTCTTCACCAATAATTAGCGTTCCGAAAATATTATTATATTTACACAAATTTAAAAGTTCTTGTTTACGAGTTTCTAAATTATCTAATGTTTTGAATTGGTACAGTGCTGCTATAATCCAATGTTGATTATTATTATTCATAAATATCTCCTAGTATTTTATTGTTGAGTATTTATTATGAATCTGTTTTTTTATTATTGCAATATTTTTTTAATTTATTTTATTTTTCTTCTTCAAGAGATAGGGTAACCTCAGGATCTATAATTTCTGTAGATCTAGCGAATTCTTGTATAACTTCTAAAATTTCTTCAGAATATAAATATGAAGAAGAAACAATTATATTTTGCTTATTTGTACGCGTTTTATTTTGATAATACAGATCTTGATACCACTGATATTCTTGGAGATGTTTTTGAATACTAGGATAACGGGGTATGAATTCTAAATAATTAGAAAAAGTAGATATAAGAATAATGGCATATAGTAAAGGTGATTTAAAATTTATTAATAGTTG
Proteins encoded:
- a CDS encoding rhodanese-related sulfurtransferase; the protein is MNNNNQHWIIAALYQFKTLDNLETRKQELLNLCKYNNIFGTLIIGEEGINGTIAGNRQGIDTIKAFLQAWGFNDLEYKESFSPKDKAVFYRMKVKIKKEIVTMRIDNMQPNEHRANYLSPREWHELIQQDNVIIVDTRNDYEFHIGTFRNAINPQLIAFKDFPEFCEKHREEWKDKTIAMFCTGGIRCEKSTSYATVTNLGKEVFHLKGGILKYLEEIPQEEGLWDGECFVFDYRVSVGYGLIPGNYQLCYTCRMPLTDEERQLPSYSYGLHCHHCHETLSEQQIKRFSSRQYQMNLGACSFGPN
- a CDS encoding L-lactate permease; translated protein: MLSLYALGPILFLITLLTGLKKPAYIVAPLTLLITALLAYFVWEQNINLIALSVLEGVIYGLWPIGIIILGSITLSNLMVASGSVKKIQSLIGTISNDSRITVVLIAWGLESFLESIAGFGSGLALPISILIVMGVSPLKSGVVALLANSVPTAYGGVGIGIVALANSSGVPLDEIMRFLSWQLLLPSLIVPFVITWVVAGSWQKVREVFWVPLFAGLGQGVGMMLPLDPSLVAIISGTLNISGGILATNIFYPHLRTKNKIDIKEAFITLIPFLIAIFLILITSPLFPIINQWISIFKTEFVIYPGSKHLIIRWVADAGVLLLISGIIGTLIQGLSFNQIGKTFIKTLGQLQKTIIVLVSILAMSKIMTHSGMIDSLSLGFSQYLGSLYPLFAPLLGTIGVLVTGSVASSGILMGSLQAEMGRALNTSSAWLVAMNASGSTAGKMLAPHSVAIVMAALGSSDEESNITGIIFKFLLGYVGILMVISLVGYLII